In Helianthus annuus cultivar XRQ/B chromosome 8, HanXRQr2.0-SUNRISE, whole genome shotgun sequence, a single genomic region encodes these proteins:
- the LOC110873485 gene encoding uncharacterized protein LOC110873485, translating to MKPIIITLFTLTILFNFTLSKQSPTIYQLLKQNGLPMGLLPKGVTNTTYDESGRFEVHLDQACNSKFENELHYDVSVSGTLSYGKINSVSGISAQDLFMWFSVKEIRVDVPSSGLIYFDVGVVHKQFSLASFDTPRECLASDMVNDKILSRKLGRHEEHLMAVL from the exons ATGAAACCCATCATCATCACCCTCTTCACCCTCACAATATTATTCAACTTCACACTCTCCAAACAATCCCCAACAATCTACCAACTCCTCAAACAAAACGGGTTACCCATGGGTCTACTACCCAAAGGTGTGACCAATACAACTTATGATGAATCGGGTCGGTTTGAAGTGCATTTGGATCAAGCTTGTAATTCCAAGTTTGAGAATGAATTGCACTATGATGTGTCTGTTTCGGGTACTTTGAGTTACGGAAAGATTAACTCGGTTTCGGGTATTTCGGCTCAGGATTTGTTCATGTGGTTTTCGGTTAAGGAGATCCGGGTCGATGTTCCGAGTTCCGGGTTGATTTATTTCGATGTGGGTGTTGTTCATAAGCAGTTTTCTTTGGCTTCGTTTGATACTCCGAGGGAGTGTTTGGCTTCTGATATGGTAAATGATAAG ATCCTATCAAGAAAATTGGGGCGCCATGAAGAACATTTGATGGCGGTTTTATGA